CGGATTGCCGTGGATCAGACGACGGGAAATCTGGCCTCATCCTGGTACGACACGCGCGCCGATGCGACCTTTGCGACGACTCAGTTTTTTGCCGACCTGAGCCTAAATGGCGGCACCAGCTTCGGCAACGACTTTTTGGTGAGTAATCTGCCCGCCGGCGCGCAGGGCCCGCCTCAGCCTCCGGCCAACATCGGTCTGAATAGGAGTGACACCTACTCCTATTCCGCGACGTTCAACGACAATAACAATGCGTTCGGCGATTACAGCGCACTGGATTTTTATAAGGGGGTCTTCCGCCCGGCCTGGATCGACAACTCCAACAATACGCTCGACAACCCGTTCGGCAATTTCGCGCAACCCAATCTATACACTATCGCGGTCTCTGTACCAGAACCGACGACCCTTGCGCTGTTGCTTCTCGGTGTGCCAATTGTTGGACTGGCGCGCCGCCGGCAAAAGGTCGCGCGGGGCGGGCAACAGAATTGAACGATTCAGACAACTGCTAAGCGCCCAGCAGGCGGGTGCGGCGCGAGCGACGCTCGGCTCGCAGGCGGGCGCGGCGACGCGTCTCGC
The Pirellulales bacterium DNA segment above includes these coding regions:
- a CDS encoding PEP-CTERM sorting domain-containing protein; this translates as EAGLAWDHSGGASNGNLYLVYTDATALPGQPNQTQVRYVTSKDGGQTWVNDRAISAAVSGSSFEPRIAVDQTTGNLASSWYDTRADATFATTQFFADLSLNGGTSFGNDFLVSNLPAGAQGPPQPPANIGLNRSDTYSYSATFNDNNNAFGDYSALDFYKGVFRPAWIDNSNNTLDNPFGNFAQPNLYTIAVSVPEPTTLALLLLGVPIVGLARRRQKVARGGQQN